The Abditibacteriaceae bacterium sequence GAAATCTCTCGCGTTACCACCCACGTTGAAATCGTTTCCGATTTCCACTTCATTCGCTATCACGGGCGCACCCGTCGCAAGTTACACAGCTTTCGCTTTTCCCCTGCGCGACTCCGAGGTGACGTTCGGCGAGCCTTCGTTACCAAACTTGCAGCACATCGTTTGGCTCTCTTTAACGGGTGTTCGCTTACTCTTCCTCTTCGCGGTCTTTACGTCAAATTGTCCATCACATTATAGCGCGTCGAGTGCAGCCATAACAAGACTAAACTCCAAATAAGCTGCAATCGTCTTTGATATTACTCCCGTTCTTGGAAATACTTGGCGATTCCAACGCCGATGCATCCAATACCAAGAAAGACGCCGACTGCGGCCACGAGCTACTTGCCACCGATTGAATAAAGGGGCGCCTTGATTCCTCACATGAGGTGAATGCCATCATTTGCCTCCCACAAAGATAACCGCCAATAACTAAATGCAGTGAGAGCCAGAATCAAGGTGCCGGAACCGATAATGAGCCACCATTCCATATCGTCATCGTCGAGCGTTGTGGCTTTCACGGGCCGCGCTTTGGCTGCCTGCGTTACGGGGCGAACGTTCGCCGTCTGCTGAGCTTTCTGGCGGGCCTGTGTTTGAATGGCCTGCTGGCGCTCGGCTTCATCGGCCCATGGCAAACGCGCCCTGCATTCGATAAAGTAACCGCCGCTTTGGAATTCGTTGCCATGCAGCGGTCGCAGGCACCCATTGTCGTATTCATGCGGCCTAATTGTAGCAGAGTCAAATACATCGGCTAAATAAAAGAGTGTGGTCGAAATCGACTGTACCCTTTATCGTCCGGAATGGTCACGAGGCTGCAAGCGGTCTTTGGAGAGTTTCTTGATTTCGGCGCGGGCCGCTGCGTTCTGGGCCACAACGCCAAGTTCCACCGCGCGATTGAGGATGTTCGCGCGCACAAGCTTGTCCATGCGCGGTGGCAGACCTTCTTTTTCGTACTTGAAAAGCTGCGAGGTTCCGCAACCCACTTCGGCGGCAAACTCTTGCCTCGCCAAGTCGCTGCGTTTCACGGTTTCGCTCACCTGCTCTGCCGTCAAATCTTGAATTTTAGTTTTCGCGTTTCGAGCTTGCGGCGATGGTTTCATAGCTTGTTCGCGTCAGCAAAAACATTGCCTCACACAAAAGAGTACGGTCGAAATCGACCGTACTCTTTGAGCTTCTTAAACTTCTACCAGGCGTAACCTTCGGGCGAAGGCTTATGGCCAGGGAAGATTTCATCCAGCTTCTTCAGGGTCGCATCTTCCAACTTGATTTCGGTTGCGCGCAGCGAACCATCGAGCTGTTCCAGAGTGCGCGGGCCGATGATTGGCGCAGTCACAATCGGATTGTGCAACAGCCACGCAAGCGCGACATCCGCGGGCTTCTCGCCTAGTTCTCTGCACAAGGCTTCCCACGGTTCGAGCTTGGCACGATTGTTTTCAATGTGCTGGTCATCCATGCTGCCACGACGGCCTTCGCTTGGTTTATCGAGCACGCCTCCTAGCAAGCCGCCGCCAAGCGGACTCCACGGGATCAGGCCCAAACCATAAGCTTCGCACGCCGGAATCAAATCGCGTTCGACGGTGCGCGCGTTCAGGTTATACAGGCTTTGTTCTGAAACCAAACCGAGGAAGTTACGCCGTTTTGCTATTTCGTTCGCCTGAGCGATGTGCCAACCAGCGAAATTTGACGAACCAACATAAATGACTTTGCCCTGCTGTACCAAGAGTTCCATCGCCTGCCAGACTTCGGCCCACGGCGCTTCGCGCCAGATATGGTGCATCTGATACAAATCGAGATAATCGGTTTGCAAACGGCGCAAAGAATCTTCGCACGCGCGCCGAATGTGAAGCGCCGAAAGCCGCGAAGTGTTCGGCCAATCGCCCATGTCGCCATAAACCTTGGTGGCGAGAACAACTTTCTCGCGCCGCCCGCCACCCTGCGCAAAGTAGCGCCCGATGATTTGCTCGGTAACGCCTTCGCCTTTTTTGCTGCCGTAAACGTTGGCTGTATCCCAGAAGTTGATGCCGTGTTCGAGAGCGCGGTCCATAACAGCAAACGAATCGGCTTCCGATGTTTGCGGCCCGAAGTTCATCGTGCCAAGACACAAGCGACTGACTTTGAGGCCGGTGCGACCCAAATTGGTGTATTCCATAATTCTCCATGCGGGCGATTCAAGTGCCCGAATCTCTTAATACAAAAAGCGACAACCAAATTCGACCGTACCCTCGAACGCACGACTGCTGTGCGGCTGCGCGATAATGAAAGAAGCAAATGTTTTTGCTGATATTCACGCCCGGATAAGATTCATGCCTAAACCGATTATTCTTGCTGTAGACGACGAGCCACAGGTTTTAAGCGCTATTAGTTCCGATTTACGCCGCAAATACGGTGAAAAATACCGCATCGTACGCGCAGAGAGCGGCGAACACGCCATGGAAGCGCTGGAAGAAATTCAGCGCCGGGGTGAAGTCGTCTCGCTGATTTTGAGCGACCAGCGAATGCCCGGAATGGGCGGCGTCGAGTTGCTGGAAAAATCGAAGGCGCTGTTCCCCAAGGCGCGCCGCGCCCTTCTGACAGCCTATGCCGACACTGAAGCGGCGATTCGCGCGATTAATCTGGCTCGACTCGATTACTATTTGCTCAAGCCGTGGGATCCACCAGAAGTAAAGCTGTACGCGGTTCTCGACGACTTGCTCGAAGAGTGGACGAGCGGCTATCGCCCGCCGTTTGAAGGTGTGCGCGTGGTCGGGCATCGCTGGTCGCCCGATTCGCACGCCATCAAAGATTTTCTGGGACGCAATCAGGTGCCCTTTCAATGGCTCGACCTCAGCGCCGACCCCGAAGCCTCGCAACTGGCGACATCCAACCCCAATGCACGCTTGCCGATTATCTTTCTGCCCGACGGCACAACTTTAGAAAACCCGACTTCCATTGAACTCGCCGAACGAGTTGGCTTTAACGTGCGCGCCGAATCACCCTTCTACGACCTGATTATTATTGGCGGTGGACCGGCGGGTTTAGCTGCAGCCGTTTACGGCTCGTCCGAAGGCTTGAAAACTGTGATGATCGAGCGGCAAGCGCCCGGTGGTCAGGCCGGTTCGAGTTCGCTCATCGAGAATTACCTCGGCTTTCCCGGTGGCGTTTCGGGCGAAGAATTGTCGCGCCGCGCCGTGACTCAGGCGCGCAAATTCGGCGTCGAGATTCTCGCGCCCCAGGAAGTATGCGGCGTCATCGCCAACGGGCCTTTTCGCAATGTGCAACTCGCCGATGGAACCGAAATTTCCGGTCACAGCGTCCTCATCGCAACCGGAGTACGCTGGCGCACGCTGGATGCTCCCGGCCTGAAGCCACTGCAAGGGCGCGGCGTGTATTACGGCGCAACCATGCAAGAAGCCAGTCTGTTCAAGGACGAAACGGTTTATATCGTCGGTGGCGCGAATTCGGCGGGGCAAGCCGCGATGCACTTCGCATCGTTTGCCAGTAAGGTCGTAATGGTGATTCGCGCCGCCGAACTCGGCGCGGGCATGAGCGATTATCTCATGGAGCGCATCCAAACCGCGCCCAATATCGAAGTGCTGCCCTTCACCCGCATTGCCGAGGCGCATGGCGAAGACAACCTCAAACAGCTAACGCTCGAAAACGTGCGAACCGGCGAAAAAACGGTCGTCGATGCAGCCGGTTTATTCATTTTCATCGGCGCCGAACCGTTCACCGATTTCGTCGAGAACACAGTCCGGCGCGATGCCAAAGGTTTCTTGCTTACTGGCGTCGATTTGATGGAAAGCGGCAAGCCACCGATAGACTGGCCGCTCGAACGCGACCCGATGGCATTAGAAACCAATGTGCCCGGAATTTTCGTAGCGGGCGATGTGCGCCACGGCTCGATGAAGCGCGTGGCCAGCGGCGTCGGCGAAGGCTCAACGGCCATTTCACTCGTGCATCAATATCTGCGCAACGTGCGTTAAAAGTATCCGCCCTTCACTTCCGGGTGCCCGCGCGAAGCGAAGGGGGGAGGCACCCGATTTCGACCGTACTTCAAGGCTGTATATGACGACACTTTCGGTTTCTCCTTCAATGCTCGATGTATTACGCACCGTTTCGCCTTTCGATTCGTGGGTCGAAGCGGCGACCGACGAATGTTTGACTTATCTCGCGAGTGGCGAAGAAATTCATTTGCAAAGCGGCGAATGGGCGTGTCATGGCGGCGATGAGGCGGCCTTTATTCTCCTTCTCAGCGGCGAGTTGCGCGTGTTGAAAGTTGTCGGCGACAGCGAAATGCTGGTGGCGACGCACAAGCCCGGCGCCTTTTTCGGCGAAACGCCGCTAATATTAGGCACGCAATTCTTCGCGGGCGGACAGGCGGTTGCCGAAGCGCACGTTTACAAACTGAGTGAAGAAGCCTTCTGGCGACTGTTTGCCTCGTGCCCGCACATCGCGCGTGACATTTCCAAAACGATGGCTTTGCGCCTGCAAAACATGGAGTCGATGTCGCAAACGCGCGAAAAGCTGGTGTCACTGGGTACGCTGGCAGCGGGGCTGGCGCACGAACTCAATAATCCGGCGGCAGCGACCAAGCGCGCCGCCTCTCAGTTGCGCGAAACATTGCGCGAGGTGGAAAACCGCGCCATCGAAATGCACGCTCTTGGTTTCGCGCCACAGCAGTGTCTGCTGCTCAAAGGGCTGCGCGAAGTGGCGTATGAACACGCGAAGCTCGGCAGTTCAAATCGTCTTTCGGCGATGCAGCGTGCCGACAAAGAAGATGAAATCGCCGACTGGCTCGACGCGCACCGCATCGACAAAAGTTTTCTGCTCGCGCCGACATTTGTCAGCGCCGATTTGCAAATCGAAGCGCTGGAACAACTGTCGCAGCAAATCGACAGCGCGGCTCTCACCTCGGTTGTCACCTGGCTCGAAGCCAGCCTGCGCGCCGATGGCCTCACCGCCATGATCGAGCGCTCCAGCGACAGCATTTCGGCTCTTGTCGGTTCGGTGAAATCGTATTCGCATCTCGACCAGGCGCCGCAGCAAAAAGTCGATCTGCACGAAGCGCTCGAATCGACGCTGCTGATGCTGAAATACAAGCTGCGCGGCATCGAAATCACGCGCGATTTCGACTGCAATCTACCGCCGATTTGGGCACACGGCAATGAACTGAATCAGGTGTGGACGAACCTTTTGGATAACGCCGCCGATGTTCTAAAAAAGGGCGAAGACGCAACAAAAGGCGCGCGCATTTCGCTGCAAACAAGCCGCGACGGCAACTGCGCCGTAGTCAAGATTTGCGACAACGGCCCCGGCATTCCCGCTGAAGTTCAGCCGCGTATCTTCGAGCCGTTTTTTACGACCAAAGCCGTTGGCAGTGGAACCGGACTAGGTCTCGACATCGCTTATCGAATCATTGTTGGACGGCATGGCGGAACCATTTCATTCGACACCGGCGAAAGCGGAACCTGCTTTTCGATTCGCGTCCCGTTCAGCGGCGAAACGACGTAACAGAACCAGCGTAATGCAAAAAGGTATGGTCAATTTCGACCGTACCTTTTGAGTTATGCGCCGTGAGTGATGCGCTTGTCGTTTTCCAATCCGTTTTCGGGCGGCGCGAAATCTTCGGCGGAAAAACGCGCGCGCACTTCGGCGAATGAAATGCCTTCGGGCACAGTCGGGATTTTCGCGTTGAGTTTTTCAACCGGCTCAAAACCAA is a genomic window containing:
- a CDS encoding aldo/keto reductase, with the translated sequence MEYTNLGRTGLKVSRLCLGTMNFGPQTSEADSFAVMDRALEHGINFWDTANVYGSKKGEGVTEQIIGRYFAQGGGRREKVVLATKVYGDMGDWPNTSRLSALHIRRACEDSLRRLQTDYLDLYQMHHIWREAPWAEVWQAMELLVQQGKVIYVGSSNFAGWHIAQANEIAKRRNFLGLVSEQSLYNLNARTVERDLIPACEAYGLGLIPWSPLGGGLLGGVLDKPSEGRRGSMDDQHIENNRAKLEPWEALCRELGEKPADVALAWLLHNPIVTAPIIGPRTLEQLDGSLRATEIKLEDATLKKLDEIFPGHKPSPEGYAW
- a CDS encoding ATP-binding protein, with translation MTTLSVSPSMLDVLRTVSPFDSWVEAATDECLTYLASGEEIHLQSGEWACHGGDEAAFILLLSGELRVLKVVGDSEMLVATHKPGAFFGETPLILGTQFFAGGQAVAEAHVYKLSEEAFWRLFASCPHIARDISKTMALRLQNMESMSQTREKLVSLGTLAAGLAHELNNPAAATKRAASQLRETLREVENRAIEMHALGFAPQQCLLLKGLREVAYEHAKLGSSNRLSAMQRADKEDEIADWLDAHRIDKSFLLAPTFVSADLQIEALEQLSQQIDSAALTSVVTWLEASLRADGLTAMIERSSDSISALVGSVKSYSHLDQAPQQKVDLHEALESTLLMLKYKLRGIEITRDFDCNLPPIWAHGNELNQVWTNLLDNAADVLKKGEDATKGARISLQTSRDGNCAVVKICDNGPGIPAEVQPRIFEPFFTTKAVGSGTGLGLDIAYRIIVGRHGGTISFDTGESGTCFSIRVPFSGETT
- a CDS encoding FAD-dependent oxidoreductase; translated protein: MPKPIILAVDDEPQVLSAISSDLRRKYGEKYRIVRAESGEHAMEALEEIQRRGEVVSLILSDQRMPGMGGVELLEKSKALFPKARRALLTAYADTEAAIRAINLARLDYYLLKPWDPPEVKLYAVLDDLLEEWTSGYRPPFEGVRVVGHRWSPDSHAIKDFLGRNQVPFQWLDLSADPEASQLATSNPNARLPIIFLPDGTTLENPTSIELAERVGFNVRAESPFYDLIIIGGGPAGLAAAVYGSSEGLKTVMIERQAPGGQAGSSSLIENYLGFPGGVSGEELSRRAVTQARKFGVEILAPQEVCGVIANGPFRNVQLADGTEISGHSVLIATGVRWRTLDAPGLKPLQGRGVYYGATMQEASLFKDETVYIVGGANSAGQAAMHFASFASKVVMVIRAAELGAGMSDYLMERIQTAPNIEVLPFTRIAEAHGEDNLKQLTLENVRTGEKTVVDAAGLFIFIGAEPFTDFVENTVRRDAKGFLLTGVDLMESGKPPIDWPLERDPMALETNVPGIFVAGDVRHGSMKRVASGVGEGSTAISLVHQYLRNVR